Proteins from a single region of Xyrauchen texanus isolate HMW12.3.18 chromosome 7, RBS_HiC_50CHRs, whole genome shotgun sequence:
- the LOC127646557 gene encoding MIF4G domain-containing protein A-like: protein MFAVYCGNGFPQSGVNRAPIVALVDPVYDCLIRLAKPDSLLNEEEVDCLVLQLHRVGEQLEKKNSRRMDQLFYLLRDGFLLQEGISSMTRLLLLEILEFRASGWTLTDTAQQYYYSEVAD, encoded by the exons atgtttgccGTCTACTGCGGAAACGGATTCCCGCAAAGtggg gtgaaccGTGCTCCTATTGTGGCCCTTGTTGATCCAGTGTATGACTGCCTCATTAGGTTGGCTAAGCCAGACTCCTTATTGAATGAGGAAGAG GTGGACTGCTTGGTATTACAGCTCCATCGTGTTGGTGAACAGCTGGAGAAAAAGAACTCCCGGCGCATGGATCAGCTGTTTTACTTACTGAGGGATGGATTTCTCCTTCAGGAAGGGATCAGCTCTATGACCAGGCTTTTGCTCCTAGAGATCCTGGAGTTCAGGGCCAGTGGCTGGACACTCACTGACACTGCGCAACAGTACTACTACAGTGAAGTAGCAGATTGA